Proteins co-encoded in one Chroococcidiopsis sp. TS-821 genomic window:
- the hisA gene encoding 1-(5-phosphoribosyl)-5-[(5-phosphoribosylamino)methylideneamino]imidazole-4-carboxamide isomerase, producing the protein MEVIPAIDLLAGKCVRLYQGDYARSQVFNDNPADMAQQWVEQGATRLHVVDLDGAKQGKIVNLAAIEAIITAVAVPIQVGGGLRDRTSVAQLLDLGVQRVILGTVAVEQPQLVADLCQEFPGQIVVGIDARNGKVATRGWLETSEVSATQLATQMQELGAAAIIYTDIHRDGTLSGPNLEALRELATQISIPVIASGGISSITDLLSLLALEPSGVVGAIVGRALYTGDISLKSAIQAVGQGRLQDIPPDLGFSAFA; encoded by the coding sequence ATGGAAGTTATACCAGCGATAGATTTACTTGCAGGCAAATGCGTGCGGTTATATCAAGGAGACTACGCGCGATCGCAAGTCTTTAACGATAACCCCGCAGATATGGCGCAGCAATGGGTGGAACAAGGTGCAACGCGCCTCCATGTTGTCGATCTTGATGGTGCAAAGCAAGGTAAAATTGTCAATCTAGCTGCGATTGAAGCAATTATTACAGCGGTAGCAGTACCCATTCAAGTTGGTGGAGGATTACGCGATCGTACCAGCGTTGCACAGCTATTAGATTTAGGCGTACAGCGTGTTATCTTAGGAACCGTTGCTGTTGAACAACCACAATTAGTCGCCGATTTGTGTCAAGAGTTTCCTGGGCAAATTGTTGTTGGCATTGATGCGCGTAATGGCAAAGTTGCAACGCGCGGTTGGCTAGAAACATCAGAAGTGTCAGCAACGCAACTTGCAACGCAGATGCAAGAATTGGGTGCTGCTGCAATAATTTATACTGATATTCACCGCGATGGTACGCTATCTGGACCTAATTTAGAAGCGCTCAGAGAACTCGCAACACAAATTTCAATCCCGGTTATTGCTTCTGGCGGTATCAGTTCTATTACAGACTTATTGAGCTTGCTTGCTCTTGAACCCTCAGGAGTCGTCGGTGCGATTGTTGGTCGTGCGTTATACACTGGAGATATTTCACTCAAAAGTGCGATTCAAGCTGTTGGACAAGGTAGGTTACAGGATATTCCACCTGATTTGGGATTTTCAGCGTTTGCTTAA
- a CDS encoding Uma2 family endonuclease — protein MTSILVIEISHSSLTKDLEQKQPIYAAAGIQENWILDSKEIRINRDKILNIAIAPFNPS, from the coding sequence ATGACATCTATATTAGTAATCGAAATATCTCATTCGAGTTTAACTAAAGACTTAGAACAGAAGCAGCCCATATATGCAGCAGCAGGAATTCAAGAGAATTGGATATTAGACTCAAAGGAAATCAGGATCAATCGCGACAAGATATTAAATATAGCGATCGCGCCTTTCAATCCAAGCTAA